The following are encoded in a window of Rhabdothermincola sediminis genomic DNA:
- a CDS encoding WS/DGAT/MGAT family O-acyltransferase → MQRLSGLDAFFLYIETPAMHTHVALTAVLNPGTMPGGYSFERIRDHIASRVHLVPPFRRRVVDVPLRLHHPVWVDDPDFSIDDHVHRVALPAPGGMPELAELTGHLASIPLERSRPLWEMWVIEGVEGGRIALVAKIHHSTMDGAGGAELMPLFFDLEPDPPAGAAPPPFQPEPPPDRWELLGMAGMERLRGLAGLPSLARRTGEAIGTIRRARREAGGLSGGTPLTAPRSPFNGPITGERVVAFTRLPLGDVKHVKQVLGGTVNDVLLATCALAVRRYLAERGELPDRPMVTACPVSVRADDERGQANNRLSIMFTPLPTDIADPVECLRTTHETALAAKREHEALGNDTLSAWAEVIDPTASRFVSSIYGATGLAAHHRPPLSFILSNIPGPPFPVYLAGAEMERAYPMGPVIEGAGLNVTVLSYRDSVDFGFLAAKALVPDVGDLAAAVPDAFGQLLAAAQRASERGAPTPAEATAPR, encoded by the coding sequence CCGGCGATGCACACGCATGTGGCCCTGACCGCGGTCCTGAACCCTGGAACCATGCCCGGCGGCTACTCCTTCGAGCGGATCCGGGACCACATCGCCTCCCGGGTGCACCTGGTACCGCCGTTCCGGCGCCGGGTGGTGGACGTGCCGCTGCGCCTGCACCACCCCGTCTGGGTCGACGACCCCGACTTCTCGATCGACGACCATGTCCACCGGGTGGCCCTCCCGGCACCGGGCGGGATGCCCGAGCTGGCCGAGCTCACGGGCCACCTGGCGTCGATCCCGCTGGAACGGTCCCGACCCCTGTGGGAGATGTGGGTGATCGAAGGGGTCGAAGGCGGCCGCATCGCGCTAGTGGCCAAGATCCACCATTCGACCATGGACGGGGCAGGCGGGGCAGAGCTCATGCCACTGTTCTTCGACCTCGAGCCCGATCCCCCGGCGGGCGCCGCTCCGCCCCCCTTCCAGCCCGAGCCGCCGCCGGACCGTTGGGAGCTGCTCGGCATGGCCGGCATGGAGCGCCTGCGGGGACTCGCCGGCCTACCGTCGCTCGCCCGCCGGACCGGCGAGGCGATCGGCACCATCCGGCGGGCTCGACGCGAAGCCGGCGGTCTCTCCGGAGGGACCCCGCTCACCGCTCCCCGCAGCCCGTTCAACGGCCCGATCACCGGGGAGCGGGTCGTCGCCTTCACCCGCCTTCCCCTCGGCGACGTGAAGCACGTGAAGCAGGTGCTCGGCGGCACCGTCAACGACGTGCTGCTCGCGACCTGTGCGCTTGCGGTGCGGCGGTACCTCGCCGAGCGCGGCGAGCTGCCCGACCGACCGATGGTCACCGCATGCCCCGTGTCGGTGCGCGCCGATGACGAACGGGGCCAGGCCAACAACCGCCTGTCGATCATGTTCACGCCGTTGCCCACCGACATCGCCGACCCCGTCGAGTGCCTCCGCACCACCCACGAGACGGCGCTGGCCGCCAAGCGGGAGCACGAGGCTCTCGGCAACGACACCCTCTCGGCCTGGGCGGAGGTGATCGACCCGACGGCGAGCCGGTTCGTGAGCAGCATCTACGGCGCGACCGGGTTGGCCGCACACCATCGCCCCCCGCTCAGCTTCATCCTCTCGAACATCCCCGGCCCGCCGTTCCCCGTCTACCTGGCCGGAGCGGAGATGGAACGGGCCTACCCCATGGGCCCGGTCATCGAGGGCGCCGGGTTGAACGTGACGGTCCTCAGCTACCGGGACTCGGTCGACTTCGGCTTCCTCGCCGCCAAGGCCCTGGTGCCCGACGTCGGGGATCTCGCAGCCGCCGTCCCCGATGCGTTCGGCCAGCTCCTGGCGGCGGCCCAGCGGGCCTCGGAGCGGGGCGCACCCACTCCGGCCGAGGCGACCGCACCCCGCTGA
- a CDS encoding acyl-CoA synthetase, whose translation MAFNAADMFEHTVDVVPDRTALVCEDERRTYAELEVRANRLAHHLQANGIAPGDHVGIYGLNSIQWVEGLLAVLKARAVPVNINYRYVEEELRYLFDNADLKGLIYSEEFGPRVSAVKDQLPLLKTLVMIEDGSGADQGDLEATPFEQAIAAGSPERDFGPRSGDDQIIIYTGGTTGMPKGVMWRSEDIFFALAGGTDPFTREKVPDEWHHANNAKASPGQLVMLNTPPLMHGAAFVATLMQFFQGNVNVLVPKFDPKHVWRTIDRHRVNSILIVGDAMGRPLIEALDEMEAEGEELDLSCFLALSSSAAVFSPAVKDRFLDRFPDLVITDSIGATESGFNGLVAVGKDNTAMKGGGPTVSPGLDTVVLDEQLKPVEPGSGVIGKVARGGNIPLGYYKDERKTAETFVIAADGRRYAMPGDFATVEADGTITLLGRGSVCINTGGEKVFPEEVEQALKAHPDVFDAVVVGVSDERWGQRVAAVVQPREGRRPTLEELDAHCRNHVAGYKVPRELHLVDQIVRSPSGKPDYPWAKQLAESASSGA comes from the coding sequence ATGGCCTTCAACGCCGCAGACATGTTCGAGCACACGGTCGACGTGGTCCCCGATCGCACGGCGCTCGTCTGCGAGGACGAGCGCCGCACGTACGCCGAGCTCGAAGTGCGGGCGAACCGCCTCGCCCATCACCTCCAGGCGAACGGCATCGCGCCCGGCGATCACGTAGGCATCTACGGGCTCAACAGCATCCAGTGGGTCGAGGGCCTGCTCGCGGTGCTCAAGGCTCGAGCCGTTCCCGTCAACATCAACTATCGCTACGTCGAGGAGGAGCTCCGCTACCTCTTCGACAACGCGGACCTCAAAGGTCTGATCTACAGCGAGGAGTTCGGCCCGCGGGTCTCGGCGGTGAAGGACCAGCTCCCGCTGCTCAAGACCCTGGTCATGATCGAGGACGGATCGGGCGCGGACCAAGGTGACCTCGAGGCCACGCCGTTCGAGCAGGCGATCGCTGCGGGCTCCCCTGAGCGCGACTTCGGGCCCCGCTCGGGTGACGACCAGATCATCATCTACACCGGTGGCACCACCGGCATGCCCAAGGGCGTGATGTGGCGCAGCGAGGACATCTTCTTCGCCCTGGCCGGCGGCACCGACCCGTTCACCCGGGAGAAGGTGCCCGACGAGTGGCACCACGCCAACAACGCCAAGGCCAGCCCGGGCCAGCTCGTCATGCTCAACACCCCGCCGCTGATGCACGGCGCGGCGTTCGTGGCCACCCTCATGCAGTTCTTCCAGGGCAACGTCAACGTCCTGGTGCCCAAGTTCGACCCGAAGCACGTGTGGCGCACGATCGACCGCCACCGGGTCAACTCCATCCTGATCGTCGGCGACGCCATGGGCCGGCCACTCATCGAGGCGCTCGACGAGATGGAGGCCGAGGGCGAAGAGCTCGACCTGTCATGCTTCCTCGCGCTCAGCTCCAGCGCCGCGGTGTTCTCGCCCGCGGTGAAGGACCGGTTCCTCGACCGCTTCCCCGACCTGGTCATCACCGACAGCATCGGGGCCACCGAGTCGGGGTTCAACGGCTTGGTGGCGGTCGGCAAGGACAACACGGCGATGAAGGGTGGCGGCCCCACGGTCAGTCCCGGCCTCGACACCGTCGTGCTCGACGAGCAGCTCAAACCGGTCGAGCCGGGGTCCGGCGTGATCGGCAAGGTCGCCCGTGGAGGCAACATCCCGCTCGGTTACTACAAGGACGAGCGCAAGACGGCCGAGACCTTCGTCATCGCCGCCGACGGTCGCCGCTATGCCATGCCGGGCGACTTCGCCACCGTCGAGGCCGACGGCACGATCACCCTCCTCGGTCGGGGCTCGGTGTGCATCAACACCGGAGGCGAGAAGGTGTTCCCGGAAGAGGTCGAGCAAGCGCTGAAGGCCCACCCCGACGTCTTCGACGCCGTCGTCGTGGGCGTGAGCGACGAGCGCTGGGGCCAGCGGGTGGCGGCGGTCGTGCAACCACGGGAGGGCCGACGGCCGACGCTCGAGGAGCTCGACGCGCACTGCCGCAACCACGTGGCGGGGTACAAGGTGCCCAGGGAGCTCCACCTGGTGGACCAGATCGTCCGCTCACCGAGCGGCAAGCCCGACTACCCGTGGGCCAAGCAGCTCGCCGAGTCGGCGAGCAGCGGAGCCTGA
- a CDS encoding aldehyde dehydrogenase, producing the protein MKTYDKFFIGGKWVEPAGTGTLEVVSPATLEVVGRVPEATEADMDRAVAAAREAFDLGPWPRMSPAERADIMASISAAVMAQMDDFATLITNENGAPISFSQMGQVYAATAVLDTYVGLARSYQFEETRAGMLGQVLVRREPVGVAAGIIPWNVPLFITMLKMGPALAAGATMVIKPAPETPLDAFALAEILEQSGLPAGVVNIVPAGREVGEHLVRHPDVDKVAFTGSTAAGRRIGAICGEQLKRVTLELGGKSAAIICDDADLDATLPTLMPFALMNNGQACVAQTRILAPRSRYDEVKDALAEAVGNFKVGDPLDPSTECGPLVAERQRDRVEGYIAKGRDEGATVVVGGGRPAGFDRGWYVEPTLFADVDNSMTIAQEEIFGPVLSLIPYDSEDDAVAIANDSDYGLSGSVYTADVNRGIEIAKRVRTGTYAVNNLGMDFGAPFGGFKASGVGRELGPEGLEAYLEDKSILLPGGFELS; encoded by the coding sequence GTGAAGACCTACGACAAGTTCTTCATCGGAGGCAAGTGGGTGGAGCCCGCCGGCACGGGCACCCTCGAGGTGGTCTCGCCGGCGACGCTCGAGGTCGTCGGCCGGGTGCCCGAGGCCACCGAGGCCGACATGGACCGGGCGGTGGCCGCGGCGCGCGAAGCCTTCGATCTCGGCCCCTGGCCGCGCATGAGCCCGGCCGAGCGAGCCGACATCATGGCCTCGATCTCCGCCGCGGTGATGGCGCAGATGGACGACTTCGCCACGCTCATCACCAACGAGAACGGCGCGCCCATCTCCTTCAGCCAGATGGGGCAGGTGTACGCGGCGACGGCGGTACTCGACACCTACGTCGGCCTCGCCCGCAGCTACCAGTTCGAGGAAACCCGCGCCGGCATGCTGGGGCAGGTGCTGGTCCGGCGGGAGCCGGTAGGCGTCGCGGCCGGCATCATCCCATGGAACGTGCCGCTCTTCATCACGATGCTGAAGATGGGGCCGGCACTGGCCGCAGGGGCGACCATGGTCATCAAGCCCGCGCCGGAGACCCCGCTCGACGCCTTCGCCCTGGCCGAGATCCTCGAGCAGTCCGGCCTGCCCGCCGGGGTGGTCAACATCGTGCCCGCCGGGCGCGAGGTCGGTGAGCACCTGGTGCGCCATCCGGATGTCGACAAGGTGGCCTTCACCGGCAGCACTGCAGCGGGCCGCCGGATCGGCGCCATCTGCGGCGAGCAGCTCAAGCGAGTGACCCTCGAGCTCGGGGGCAAGTCCGCGGCCATCATCTGTGACGACGCAGACCTCGACGCCACGTTGCCGACCCTCATGCCCTTCGCGCTCATGAACAACGGGCAGGCGTGCGTGGCCCAGACCCGCATTCTCGCCCCGAGGTCCCGCTACGACGAGGTGAAGGACGCCCTGGCCGAGGCGGTCGGCAACTTCAAGGTCGGCGATCCGCTCGACCCCAGCACCGAGTGCGGGCCGCTGGTAGCCGAACGCCAGCGGGACCGGGTGGAGGGCTACATCGCCAAGGGCCGCGACGAGGGCGCCACGGTGGTGGTCGGTGGCGGTCGGCCCGCCGGGTTCGATCGGGGCTGGTACGTGGAGCCGACCCTGTTCGCGGACGTGGACAACTCGATGACCATCGCCCAGGAGGAGATCTTCGGGCCGGTGCTCTCCCTCATCCCCTACGACAGCGAGGACGACGCGGTGGCCATCGCCAACGACAGCGACTACGGACTGTCCGGCTCCGTCTACACCGCCGACGTGAACCGGGGCATCGAGATCGCCAAGCGGGTGCGCACGGGCACCTACGCGGTCAACAACCTCGGCATGGACTTCGGTGCGCCCTTCGGCGGGTTCAAGGCTTCCGGTGTCGGCCGTGAGCTGGGCCCCGAGGGGCTGGAAGCCTATCTCGAGGACAAGTCGATCCTGCTCCCGGGCGGCTTCGAGCTGAGCTGA
- a CDS encoding PaaI family thioesterase — MDVEELADLSRVLIDRLVTTEAPPGVLEEVAGLVRQATALLEQHVPDGPRNLYERFGDTDDYLDLFRLNPVIGKLNPVAPRFEIEVSRDGPGWNGTEVTARTNLGLLYEGPMGMVHGGIIASLFDQFLSIANIDNGFGAFTGTLTVRYRNPCPLGVDLRFQCRTDRVQGRKVFAVGELYAAETLVAEGEGVFIQPSSERLAAIVADSEAAQGPPGRQR, encoded by the coding sequence GTGGATGTCGAGGAGCTCGCGGACCTGAGCCGGGTGCTCATCGATCGGTTGGTGACCACCGAGGCGCCGCCCGGCGTGCTGGAGGAGGTGGCCGGGCTGGTGCGCCAGGCCACGGCATTGCTCGAGCAGCACGTGCCCGACGGCCCCCGCAACCTCTACGAGCGCTTCGGCGACACCGACGACTACCTCGACCTGTTCCGGCTGAACCCCGTGATCGGCAAGCTCAACCCGGTGGCGCCCCGGTTCGAGATCGAGGTCTCCCGGGACGGCCCAGGATGGAACGGCACCGAGGTGACCGCTCGCACCAACCTCGGACTGCTCTACGAGGGGCCGATGGGCATGGTGCACGGGGGCATCATCGCCTCGCTGTTCGACCAGTTCCTCTCCATCGCCAACATCGACAACGGGTTCGGCGCGTTCACCGGCACGCTGACCGTCCGGTACCGCAACCCCTGCCCGCTGGGAGTCGACCTGCGCTTCCAGTGCCGTACCGACCGGGTCCAGGGGCGCAAGGTGTTCGCGGTGGGCGAGCTGTATGCCGCGGAGACACTGGTCGCCGAGGGGGAAGGGGTCTTCATCCAGCCATCGTCCGAGCGGCTGGCCGCCATCGTGGCCGACTCGGAAGCGGCGCAAGGCCCGCCGGGTCGTCAGCGCTAG
- a CDS encoding crotonase/enoyl-CoA hydratase family protein — MSDPHLLFERDGHVAIVTLNRPEKKNALSSQMLVRMYDAWVEIDRDPQIRVAIVTGAGGNFCSGADLKAMAAGHPDDEYTKRFAQDGDLHWKALLRHFVPGKPMIAAVEGYAVAGGTEILQAFDIRVAGESAQFGVAEVRRGLFPLGGSTVRLSRQIPYTVAAELLLTGRFMPAEEALRVGLIGHVVPDGSALDKAREIAAQIAENGPLAVQAVLKSMRATREMPEKVGLAYELEIGSPIFQTEDAIEGPTAFAEKRKPQFKGR; from the coding sequence ATGAGTGATCCTCATCTGCTGTTCGAGCGCGATGGTCACGTCGCGATCGTCACCCTCAACCGGCCGGAGAAGAAGAACGCGCTGAGCAGCCAGATGCTCGTGCGGATGTACGACGCCTGGGTCGAGATCGATCGCGACCCGCAGATCCGGGTGGCGATCGTCACCGGCGCCGGCGGCAACTTCTGCTCGGGCGCGGACCTCAAGGCCATGGCGGCCGGCCATCCGGACGACGAGTACACGAAGCGCTTCGCGCAGGACGGCGACCTGCACTGGAAGGCCCTCCTGCGACACTTCGTTCCCGGCAAGCCGATGATCGCCGCGGTCGAGGGGTACGCGGTGGCCGGGGGCACGGAGATCCTCCAGGCCTTCGACATCCGGGTGGCGGGGGAGAGCGCCCAGTTCGGGGTGGCCGAGGTGCGCCGGGGGCTGTTCCCCCTCGGCGGCTCGACCGTCCGGCTCAGCCGGCAGATCCCCTACACGGTGGCAGCCGAGCTGCTGCTCACCGGGCGGTTCATGCCTGCAGAGGAGGCCTTGCGGGTCGGCCTGATCGGCCACGTCGTCCCCGACGGGAGCGCGCTGGACAAGGCGAGGGAGATCGCGGCGCAGATCGCCGAGAACGGCCCGCTCGCGGTGCAGGCGGTGCTCAAGTCGATGCGGGCCACGAGGGAGATGCCCGAGAAGGTCGGCCTGGCATACGAGCTCGAGATCGGCTCGCCCATCTTCCAGACCGAGGACGCGATCGAGGGACCGACCGCGTTCGCCGAGAAGCGCAAGCCGCAGTTCAAGGGACGTTGA
- a CDS encoding SDR family oxidoreductase, giving the protein MRTVVVTGSASGMGAAIRRRLEADCDRVLGIDLQGEEIEADLSAPDGRAAAIDAVERLSGGTLDAVVACAGLGPTTTPVSRIVAVNYFGAIRLLDGLFPMLAGGPSPAAVAISSNSIGLVPMDDPSLLDAMLGDDELAASELAARFDGASVYGMTKQALARAVRRRAQSWGQQGVRLNAIAPGPVLTPLLQQSIDDPVLGPLVDALPVPLGRRAEPDEIAGLVAVLLSPVASFVHGSILFADGGTDALVRPDHV; this is encoded by the coding sequence ATGCGAACCGTCGTGGTTACCGGCTCGGCATCAGGGATGGGCGCGGCCATCAGGCGCCGCCTCGAGGCGGATTGCGACCGGGTGCTCGGAATCGACCTGCAGGGGGAGGAGATCGAGGCCGATCTCTCGGCCCCCGACGGGCGAGCGGCGGCGATCGACGCCGTGGAGCGCCTGAGCGGCGGCACCCTCGACGCGGTCGTCGCCTGTGCGGGCCTCGGCCCCACCACCACCCCGGTGTCGCGGATCGTGGCCGTCAACTACTTCGGCGCCATCCGCCTGCTCGACGGGCTCTTCCCGATGCTCGCCGGTGGGCCGTCGCCCGCCGCGGTCGCCATCTCCTCGAACTCGATCGGCCTGGTGCCCATGGACGACCCGTCGCTGCTGGATGCCATGCTGGGAGACGACGAGCTGGCCGCCTCGGAGCTCGCCGCCCGTTTCGACGGGGCGTCGGTGTACGGCATGACCAAGCAGGCGCTCGCCCGGGCAGTCCGCCGTCGGGCCCAGAGCTGGGGGCAGCAGGGGGTGCGGCTCAACGCCATCGCCCCTGGTCCGGTGCTCACGCCGTTGCTGCAGCAATCGATCGACGACCCGGTCCTCGGGCCGCTCGTCGATGCCCTGCCGGTCCCGCTCGGCCGGCGTGCCGAGCCCGACGAGATCGCCGGGCTGGTGGCGGTGCTGTTGTCGCCGGTGGCGTCGTTCGTCCACGGCAGCATCCTCTTCGCCGACGGGGGCACCGATGCGCTGGTGCGGCCCGACCACGTGTGA
- a CDS encoding acetoacetate decarboxylase family protein: MTLTRAAPTPNSFELDGERIAVPVEVRSAKMVAAQFLVDAAAAQSLIDYSGLRVARQRGDRAICALSAVQYTDNDLGPYHEFAVALVVEPHDAEPGFRPSLTRVTTFIHRLPVNQEFTCRVGRGLWGFPKWVTEIDYLESGGFTRCRISEGGEPVLAFDVAPGWVPLPGGEVEMACYSWADGVLRRTPWVTRSRHLRARPGGATLYLGDGHPMAGELRALGLPKRALMSTGTPLMTATFGAPEIIER; encoded by the coding sequence GTGACCCTCACCCGAGCCGCCCCGACCCCCAACAGCTTCGAGCTCGACGGCGAGCGCATCGCGGTGCCGGTCGAGGTCCGCTCGGCCAAGATGGTGGCCGCCCAGTTCCTCGTGGACGCCGCTGCCGCCCAGTCGCTCATCGACTACTCCGGCCTGCGGGTGGCACGCCAGCGCGGTGATCGAGCCATCTGCGCCCTGTCCGCCGTGCAGTACACCGACAACGACCTGGGTCCCTACCACGAGTTCGCGGTGGCGCTGGTGGTGGAGCCTCACGACGCCGAGCCGGGATTCCGGCCGTCGCTCACCCGGGTGACGACGTTCATCCACCGGTTGCCCGTCAACCAGGAGTTCACCTGCCGGGTCGGTCGCGGCCTGTGGGGCTTCCCCAAGTGGGTGACCGAGATCGACTACCTGGAGAGCGGGGGCTTCACCCGCTGCCGCATCAGCGAGGGCGGCGAGCCCGTGCTGGCCTTCGACGTGGCCCCGGGATGGGTTCCGCTGCCCGGCGGCGAGGTCGAGATGGCCTGCTACTCCTGGGCCGACGGGGTCCTCCGGCGCACCCCGTGGGTCACCCGGAGCCGCCACCTGCGGGCCCGCCCGGGCGGTGCCACCCTGTACCTCGGTGACGGCCACCCCATGGCCGGCGAGCTCCGGGCGCTCGGGCTGCCGAAGCGGGCGTTGATGAGCACCGGCACCCCCCTGATGACGGCCACCTTCGGGGCCCCCGAGATCATCGAGCGCTGA
- a CDS encoding SDR family NAD(P)-dependent oxidoreductase — translation MPFSGRTALITGAGSGMGQLSAWRLAAAGVRVAAIDVDRRGLELTARHAPQIHPIVCDVRDHDAVERAVCEIEDRWGPLDRVVNAAAVAPAGLLVEQPVDEIEELLAVNVVGLLNVTRLTLPGMLERGSGDLIQYGSLAGWLPSQRLGGYSASKAAVVSLTETLWHEHRGSGVRIVCACPPVVDTPLLDQIGDRGPRALARTPRIRPEEVLDSIEQALDEGRPFAFPGRGTATLWRLRRFAPGLLWARIDALERA, via the coding sequence GTGCCCTTCTCCGGTCGCACTGCGCTGATCACCGGTGCCGGTAGCGGGATGGGCCAGCTGTCCGCCTGGCGGTTGGCTGCGGCGGGCGTGCGGGTCGCCGCCATCGACGTCGACCGCCGAGGGCTCGAGCTCACCGCCCGCCACGCCCCCCAGATCCATCCCATCGTCTGCGACGTGCGCGACCACGACGCCGTCGAGCGGGCGGTGTGCGAGATCGAGGACCGGTGGGGACCGCTCGATCGAGTGGTCAACGCGGCGGCCGTCGCTCCCGCGGGCCTGCTCGTCGAGCAGCCGGTGGACGAGATCGAGGAGCTCCTGGCGGTCAACGTGGTCGGCTTGCTCAACGTCACCCGGCTCACGCTGCCCGGGATGCTGGAGCGGGGGAGTGGGGATCTCATCCAGTACGGGTCCCTCGCCGGCTGGCTGCCGAGCCAGCGGCTCGGGGGATACTCGGCCAGCAAGGCCGCGGTGGTGTCGCTGACCGAGACGCTCTGGCACGAGCACCGCGGCAGTGGCGTGCGCATCGTGTGCGCCTGCCCGCCGGTGGTCGATACGCCGTTGCTCGACCAGATCGGTGATCGTGGCCCGAGAGCGCTGGCGCGCACACCACGTATTCGTCCCGAGGAGGTGCTCGACAGCATCGAGCAGGCGCTCGACGAGGGCCGGCCGTTCGCCTTTCCGGGACGGGGCACGGCGACCCTGTGGCGGCTGCGCCGGTTCGCACCGGGCCTGCTGTGGGCTCGCATCGACGCGCTTGAGCGGGCCTGA
- a CDS encoding ABC transporter ATP-binding protein, whose protein sequence is MSGRPAAEAPPLLELRGVHAAYGRIEVLRGVDLSVPEGSVVALLGPNGAGKTTTISVCSGLMVPTKGSVYVAGRRVNGASPDQLARAGLCTIPEGRSVFPNLTVEENLAMVTFAGRRSFAEVSDETYGRFPRLKERRRQLAGTLSGGEQQMLALARGLASDPALLLLDELSMGLAPLIVEELYDAVRQIARTGVSILVVEQFARTVLGVADLAAIMLHGEVVKLGAPSELEEELSAAYLGG, encoded by the coding sequence GTGAGTGGCCGCCCCGCCGCCGAGGCACCGCCGTTGCTGGAACTGCGCGGCGTGCACGCGGCGTACGGTCGTATCGAAGTGCTGCGCGGTGTCGACCTTTCGGTGCCGGAGGGGAGCGTGGTCGCGCTGCTCGGCCCGAACGGGGCGGGCAAGACGACGACCATCAGTGTGTGCAGCGGGCTGATGGTGCCCACCAAGGGGTCCGTGTACGTCGCCGGACGCCGGGTGAACGGTGCCTCGCCGGATCAGCTGGCGAGAGCCGGCCTCTGCACGATCCCTGAAGGGCGGAGCGTCTTTCCGAACCTCACGGTCGAGGAGAACCTGGCGATGGTGACCTTCGCCGGGCGGCGGTCCTTCGCCGAGGTCTCGGACGAGACCTACGGGCGCTTCCCGCGCTTGAAGGAGCGGCGCCGACAGCTGGCGGGCACGCTCTCAGGTGGTGAGCAGCAGATGCTCGCGCTGGCCCGGGGGCTCGCCAGCGATCCGGCGCTGCTGCTGCTCGACGAGCTCTCGATGGGGCTGGCGCCGCTCATCGTGGAGGAGCTCTACGACGCGGTACGCCAGATCGCCCGCACCGGCGTGTCGATCCTGGTGGTGGAGCAGTTCGCGCGCACCGTGCTCGGCGTCGCCGACCTGGCTGCGATCATGTTGCACGGTGAGGTCGTGAAGCTGGGAGCCCCGAGCGAGCTGGAGGAGGAGCTCTCGGCGGCGTACCTCGGTGGCTGA
- a CDS encoding ABC transporter ATP-binding protein, which yields MALLEVREITVSYGGHRAVDQVSLEVDVGRVTGLIGPNGAGKTTLFNAVTGLLTPLSGRVILNGIDVTESAPHDRAQRGLARTFQRLELFGSLTARENLQVAAEIPRRWGSHTESAEARVEAVIELVGMHAFADTRADVLTTGQARLVELARALVTKPKVLLLDEPASGLDATETEELARLLTTLASNGTALLLVEHDMALVMRTCQRIFVLDHGRLIADGPPEQIQRDDAVVEAYLGPMGVEA from the coding sequence ATGGCGCTCCTCGAGGTTAGGGAGATCACGGTCAGCTACGGCGGTCACCGGGCGGTGGACCAGGTGTCGCTCGAGGTCGACGTGGGACGGGTGACGGGGTTGATCGGGCCGAACGGCGCGGGCAAGACCACGCTGTTCAACGCCGTCACCGGGCTGCTCACCCCGCTGTCGGGACGGGTGATCCTCAACGGCATCGACGTCACCGAGTCGGCACCCCACGACCGCGCGCAGCGGGGTCTGGCCCGTACGTTCCAGCGGTTGGAGCTGTTCGGCTCGTTGACCGCGAGGGAGAACCTCCAGGTCGCAGCGGAGATCCCGAGGCGTTGGGGCTCGCACACCGAGAGCGCGGAAGCGAGAGTCGAGGCGGTCATCGAGCTGGTCGGGATGCACGCCTTCGCCGACACCAGGGCCGACGTGTTGACCACCGGTCAGGCCCGGCTCGTCGAGCTGGCTCGCGCGCTGGTGACGAAGCCCAAGGTGCTGCTGCTCGACGAGCCCGCGTCCGGTCTCGACGCGACCGAGACGGAGGAGCTCGCCCGCCTGCTCACGACGCTGGCGAGCAACGGCACCGCGCTGTTGCTGGTGGAGCACGACATGGCGCTGGTGATGCGCACCTGCCAGCGGATCTTCGTGCTCGACCACGGGCGCCTGATCGCCGACGGGCCGCCCGAGCAGATCCAGCGCGACGATGCCGTCGTCGAGGCGTACCTGGGGCCGATGGGGGTCGAGGCATGA